The Tripterygium wilfordii isolate XIE 37 chromosome 23, ASM1340144v1, whole genome shotgun sequence genomic sequence CTAAGGAAAAggttattaaagaaatatatattgatGAAGATAGTTCGTGTTTCTCTAGAATGGAAAGCTGAAAGCTATAAGCGTGAAAAAACAGTTGTTTATAACATTATTAGAAATGGATTTTATAGTATAAAGGTTTATAGGTTCCAGATTCAGTGATTTTGCCTGTTTTGAATTGGAACACGAACCTGTTTTGCTAAGTTTAATAAACTAACTGCATTTGTACCATAATTTACGGGGCTACTTTTTGTTGACATTTGGCTTCTGTATTGAACTTTCTCATGTTCTATTGTCACTCTTCTATTACCAGCTGTAGAAGCTAGAAATTGACCATGGTATCTAATGATAGATAATTCACGCCGACTCATGCAGGGTGCACACATATAAACACTGAATTCTTACTGTTAGATTTCAGAATCTATTATGTTATTTGGTAACTTCGGAAATTTATGTCCTGTTATAGCTTCTTCACTCtttagttatttttttgatGTACAGCTCATAAACTTGAGAATCTGTATAATTGTGTTGTCAAATATGATGTAcggatgattttttttctcctgtATGTATATCTGTCTTATTTGATTTTGCATGTATCTTCGTCTACTTGTATTTTCTCTAGATTTGTCTTTTTAGGCATCTGGAACTATGCAGCTGAGAATATGTTGAATATGTTACGAAATTCTTTAGCGGGACAAATACCATTGGATTTGTGTGACAGATTATTGATTGACTTGATTCTAACGTCATACACGGATGATTTGGGTTTGTTTTCTTGAGATACTTTAACAATGTGAATTTTCACTTGAATTTTAGTGTCAAGTTAAGATTTTCATGTGTATTGTAACTATTGTTATAATCAGTAGTTATAGAAGGATccctaacaattttttttgacgGATTATTGATTCTAATCGCAAGCAGATTGATTTGGATGTCTTCTCTAGATACTATCAGAACAAGAATTTCATATTAAGCCAAGATTTTTGAGCGTATTGTGTTATTGGCAATTGTAACCTTGGCGAGGTAGTTTCTTTTGGATTTGGTTCTACAAAGGTGATGTAATATGAAACACCACTATGGCTTTATCAAGCAGCTCTGTTTTGATGtgatagtttagtttaattatttgcaTGTTTACCCCACTTTGAATCATATCTGATGTGAAAAGTGTCGCACAGTTCATGGATATGTAAGGCAATGTTTGTGTATCTGCCTTGTGTAAATCCGAGTGAAAGGACTGATTTTGTGTGTGACCATGAAGTCAAAGATTGACGTGTGTTAGGGTTTCTGCCTTCCTCTCTTCCTGCATTAAGGGTGTTTAATAAGGAGAGAATGAGCTGACTTGGTGATTGCTTGGATGCTTAACTAATATAAAGTACATGGAATGATACATCATTCTATTTATTTCTATGTACATTGATTGTAGTGTTAGTATAAGCATAGCGTCTAGTAGAGAGCTACATATGAGGGGATAGAGTTTAACTTTCGATCATAAGTTATTTCCCTAAAGTAAAACACACATAAAAATTATACCATCAAAGAGCACTAAAAGAGCTGCCCAGCTGGCCGCCCAGAATGCAACGCCCAGCTGGCCGCCCTTGTCGACTTAGTACTTCGCCATTGACAACCTCACTTATTAAATCCTTGAAGATTAACCGCTCAACATCCAGCACTAGCTCTGAAAGTTCACCATGGCAGGCTATCCAATTTTCTGATTGATGCATCAAATCTGCCCATAAGATGTTTCTCAAGCTGTCGTCCTCATCATCTAAGTAGCAGCTCGATGAGTTAGCATTCTGCCTATCTACCTCTAAACACAACTCTACCAGAAGCTGCTGGCCTTGATGTCTTTTGTTTCCCAGCTTATAAGGTGAAAGCCACTGCTTTGACGAATTTTCCAGTATCAACTTGTTCACTAGTGTTTCATTGACAACATCAAATACAAGTTTTCTTTGTACTTTGGCATTAGGAGGTGAATGGAAAATTCTTGTTATTCTGCGTTCCAAGGCACGGAACAAGTTGGGATTAATTAGATGGCCTGATTGGTGGAGCTGCATAGTTGTAAGGGCAGATCCAGGATGGTCAAGGAGACGTGATGCTGACAATATTTCCAAAATGTACATGTGGTCTGGATGCGTGATGTTGTAGAGGGATGCTGTTTCATCAATGCTGGGTTCCTCATCACTTGATGTCAGTTTGAAGTTTTGAATCAAGTGCTTCAAGTTTTCTGCCTTTTGATGATCGAACTCATTGTTGAGACTGGATATTCTGCTGCTGGATGAGTGACCTACATGTATTGGACTCCACTCTACTTCCTCAGAATTTAGAGCCTCATCATCTGGGTCAGGATCTTCCGTTAGATAATTATACAAAAATAAATGCTGGCTGCAGTAATGATAGCGGTAAGAACTCTTGCTTTCTCCCTAGAACATTCTCTTTTAACTTTTCCTCTAAGGATATTAATTTTAGTTTAAATATTGTAATTTACTAGTTTTGAGCTAAAGTGCCTGAAAATGAACTGCAAATAGTTCGTATTTTGTTGACTAAATCCTTACATATTTTGTTTTCccgtttctattttttttgttactggGATTAAACTAGTTAAGTCAGTTGATGGTGAAAACTGACTATTTTCAGGCAAGAGGAACTATTAATCAACTAGTAATGTATTTGAAAGTTGCTATGCAGTAGCTTGGATCTTGACTGTTGGTTTGTGTATGACACTGATTTTGCATCTAAAATATGCATGGTCCTTACCTTTAAAAGCATTTGATATCTTCTTAATTGGAGATGGCATATCATCATAGAATGTTGCGTCTAGAACGGAGACGGGACTTGGTTGTTCTGAGGAAGCAGCCACGCGTTCAACTATTAAACTGTGTTCTACTGATTTTGTTCCTGGACCCTGAATGATATACTTGAAAAATGTTAAGAAAATAATCAAAGTAACTACTTGTTTCAATTGAAGGAAGTTACCTTCACAGGGATGGATAATTTGCAAAACACATACCTCTTCTCTCTGGCTGATCTTCTGAAGCATGGGACTATTTATCTTGTCAGATACATCAGTACTTGAGACTTCTGTTTCAGCTTGCGAGGCAAAGCTATTGTTGCTCTCAGATTGAAATGAATTTGGGTCACTTTGCTGCCTCAGGTCTCTAGCACAGCTACTGGTCTCCCTCATTTCACTCTCGCTTTGCTGCAAATTTGGGGATCTTGGTCTGCGTTTCCTGTTCTGGGAGCCTGATTCTAGCAGTTGTCTATTGGGCTGCCTTCTGCTCTTGTTCAAGTCTGATAATGGAGTGATGGCATGAGATTGCTTTTCCCACTCAAGCTTCTTCTGTTGCATTCTCAGGCTTGCGGTTCTTGTCATCTTGCTTGAAACTGTGTGTACGCTAGTTACGGGATGGACCTCCTTTCTTATCGTTTTGGCACCACTGTTCTTGTCCATGGGACATAGGGATCGAATGGAAGGGTCCTTGAGATTGGTTCTTGGAGTTCGGTCGCCAGCTGCTCGCATCTCAGCTGATTCCTTTCTGCTATCCCCAGAGTCTCCTGTCCGGAGCTTGCAAAGATTTGCTGAACTATTTTTGGGAGTTACTGGAGTAGCGGGATTACTGGCTTTCTCAACTTGTTTTGCCGGTTGCATAATAACAATTGAGGATTTGAAGCTCTTTGGTGGACTTGTCCCTCTGATTGTGGTGTAATTCAGGCTGCTGCTCCTCTGGTCTCTTGGATTTCCTGTTGAGCTCTCATCAGGACTGTTGTTATTACTAGTTTGAGATTCAAAGTTTGGAGCCTGAGCTTCTTTCCTGGATTCTAGCATTTCTTTACTCTTCTGCATTGCTTCAAGTATTTGTTTAAGAGCTCTAAGATCCTTTCCAGACTTCTTGAACTCAAGGTCTGCCAACCttttctccatttcaccatATACAGAAGGCGAGCTTGGGGATTTACTTGGCGAGTCACGACTCTTCAAAGCTGATGTCTGATAATCTCTGCTTCCATCTGGCTGCCTCCATGGTGCTGGTTCAATTGGAAACTTTGAGCTTGCAGGGTGTTTCTTGCTTGATTCAGCATTTCTAAAGCTGGGGGAGACAGCTTCCCTGTGAGAATTTCTGGGGGATCCAGATATTCTTTGTTTGTTGGTCTCATCAATTCTTCTTGATGATCTTGAAAAGGGATCATCCTCTATTCGCCTGGTCCCTACTTCCTGATTCCCATTGGTCACCATGGAATTTGGTAAAGCTTCTAATCCCATTAGCTTGGCCACAACACTAGATGGTCGTTTGGAACTTCCTGGCTCGTGCTGCTGGTTTAAGACTGCAGAGTAATCATTCACCCTCTGTAGATCATGCAGAAGATGAGTCGACTTTGTGGTGTTGCTGGAACGCCTCATGGAGCTTTCTCTACTATCCAGGGATAGCCGtggaagctctttgagcttaatGGTTGATTTAAACGTATCGTGTGATTCCCTTCCTTCGTAAGAGAATCGAGGAGCGAAATTGAGTGAGCCATCCTTTCCTTCATTGGAATTCCATGGTGATTGTCGAAGCTTGGCTAGAACTTGAAATGACTCGTTGAGGCTAGAAGCACGAGTTACAGATCCCTGTGTCTGCATAGGTCTTGGGGAATCTATGTATTTCAAGGTATGGCCTCCACTTTCCATTTTGTTTGAAGCTCTAACTGACAATCCATGGGTGTCTCTATAAATGGAGTCCTTGACAACATCTCGGAAATCAATCAACTGTGGCTTTAACTTTGAAGAAGCATTTTGTTGGTACATTGGTGAATCCCAAGTGGGGGTTTTAGGGGGATTTGTTTCTTTGAAAGAAGATTGTTCTGGGTgagatgttttggtgtagtctAGCGATGAATAACTTGATGAACAGGAAGATGTAGAGATGGAGGTTCTTGGCGACTCAGCAGAGTTTCTTTGGTTCGCATTCATGGCTTTCTTCTGATTTCTTCCCTGCAATTGTTAGACATATTAGCTTTGAAAGGCTTTCCTGAATGCCACTGAATCTAGAGGGTCTATTAACAATGATAAAGTTTGAGTCTTACTGCAGCTTTTCCTGATGCATTGCCGGGCTCTTTATAATGGTCGCCATTTTCACCTACAGAAACCTAAATGTTAGCCATGGGACATCTAAGGTACGTTTTTCCATGGTCAAACGTGTGATTCATATTACACTATGCAGAAATATGTCATCGGAATCTTAGTTAAAATGTTGTGCCAAAATCAGTACACACTTCACCAAAACTAAGAAATTTTTGCATGCTAATCAGGTAACAGATAATGGCATAATTACAGGCATGTAAGCAAAAGACGATTCGCTTTCATTGTCTATGGTAGTTGCTGAAGCAGGCGAATCATAAGTTAATGCAAAGAAGGCCTATGATAACTAACATTTGAAAAAGCAAGATAGACTGCActgaaattaatgaaaatgcaGCCCCACAAATTATTAATGTAGGGCGCATAAAAGTGATAAAGAACGAAGTACCTGGTGGAAGCCTCTTGTGGTTTTGGCCGACAATTCGTCGGCCACTGAGAAAATGGTGGCGGTCAAATAGCTGAAGGAATCCATTCATGCATCCTATCTGCTTCTGTAAGTCTTTGTTTTCAGTGTACATGAACTTCGCAGACATCTTCACCAAATCTTCTGCTTCAGTGTGAGAACTTAAATCTTTCTGGAAGAGAGAACTGAAAAAATGTGCCTTGTTTGATACTTTGATCTTTGTTCATTCAGAGAGATCTTTGAAACAGCAGAAGAAGATGAACAGCTGGGTTTCACAAAACAAGGCAGACAAAGCAGTTGGAGGTAAGGAGAGGGGTGTTGTGTAGACCCAAGAAGATATGTTTTTTCTGGGTTTCCTCAAAGAACAAAGGTATGCTTTTGTCTTTAAGTTGTGTATAAGAAAGGCAGCTAGCTAGAACCAGGAGATCATGTGTGAGGAGGAACATATATGGGGAAGCCCTGCTCTGCCTATAGAATGAGAAATAGTGGcaacacccttttttttttttttatattattagtattcacgtaagagagaagagagagagaggaggaattACAATAATAAACAAAGGGCCAAAAAGGAAGGGGGGAGAGATGATGTGAATGTGTGGGTCGGATGTGGGTGGTGGGTGACTTGTCTCAGACTTGCATTTGGACAAGATAATgtgggtgggtgggtgggtCTGTGAGTCTGGAGCTCTCCACCCATTGAGCATGTGGAGTTTGtcagaaaatataaatatatgtaattaaCAAATTGGATTTGTGTACTGTAAAGCCTGGTTTGTTGTCTAAAAGCCCTCTCATCCAAGTTCCAACTGTTCTCCCCTGTATTTATTCTGTCACCATCCCTGTATCTTTGACCtcacaaaacaaagaaatatcattttttgattttttttttttttttatgttttcgaTGTTAGAGATTGGGTGTTGATCTTAACCATATAACAATTGCACATATATGTATAAGTATATTTGTACATATTCTCGCTGCAAAAGTGGTTTTTGCTTAGCTCATAAAACCCTGTCATGAGACAGGGTATTTACAGCTATTTTTTCGCCTCGTACTGGAGATGTAGGAAGGAAGATCAGTGGATGACTTTAATGCTCTGTTCTATCCTGgatcaataataataaatatatatatatatatatcttcatcttcttcttcttggttttatttaatttgatttgatttttttggtttttcaatTACATTATGATCTGATTGATTATTCACATCATAATTGAGCAGACCACGTGCTGTCATGAATGTAGAAGGCAGAGCACGTGATCAGTAGCCCTATCAAGTTCTTGTATTAGTATTATGTAGTGTCAAGGTTAGATTTGAGTGTGTTTTAAGTAATATTGATGGAACAGCAATGACAGCTAAatttgaatgtatatatatatatatcatcaagaaTAGTGCTTTTTGCAGGTTTTTGTTGAATCACAAATTCTTTCCctaaataataatgaaaaaaggTTTGTGCTATGGCGCCACTACAGTTTGGTCTGATTCCAAAAACGCCCCATTCAATTCATTTTAATATGGCTAAAAGTAGTACGGTTATTttcggaagaaaaaaaaaacagtagtaCAGTTACTACAGTACAATATGCTTGTACGGCCTATTTTTCTTAGATTCTTAggttatatgtatatgtatacgcATGTATGTTATGTATGTATTGGTGGTGTTCGTCTCGCGTGATTGTATTTATTCACAAGAAAATTCAAATCATGAAATTCTCAATCTaaacatattaataatattgttctCTTTGGGATACATCGGGCTCGCAAAGTTTCGTTCTGCTCAGGCAGTTGTCAATGGTAGGTAACTTAGGTTGAGAAAACACATTGTTAATGTGAGAGGGTTTGAGCTTTGTTTATAAGTCATTCGATGTTAGACGACGTGTGATTATAGTTTAACTTGTTGCGTGGATGTGGTACCCATTAATCCTTGTCAACTTATCTAGGATGGGAAAGTAAGGTGTTCCCAACACATATgtaatgataattttatttgaacaaaaaatgagaatgaaattgGTGTATCAAACAAGCTTGTCTAGTCCATAAATATGTCATATGTATGCTAAACTACTAATGTTAAGTCTTTCTCTCTTACGTTAGACAATGgtgcccatatatatatatatatatatgcatggttGGACCACttgaatgtttcaaattgacatTGTTTTGTAAGGCACTATGTGTCCAAAATGTCCTATAAATGCAATTGCAATTAATCTTTGCTACCACACAAAACTAATAGATAATTTAAGTACAATAATTAAGGGAAGTTGATGGATAGTGATAGTGGAAATGGAGAGGATATGAGAAAAAAAGTTAAGAATGATACAAAAGCACATGCATAAAGTGAAGGCAGCACATGAGCTAGGGATGCCCTTGGTCTCTAGGACCAACTAAGCACCTTTAATTcctatgttttgtttttgttttttttttccctaagtTGGGTTTCAATTATTGGCAATGGCACATGATCTCCCCCAACACCACTTAtaattataaatcatatatttGAACTTAGGAGAGTTCCAAGCGAGGTTGAAGAATTCATTCTCAAACTTTCCCATTCAATGAAAGATTGATTAGACCTAATAATCTAAAGTTTAGGGGGAATTGCTTTTGTTACACCCTTGCATAGTAATGCTTTGTCTATTTGGGGTCAGtccgcacgactttgtcttTCTAAACTGAACACCAGTCTATACTAATTTGAATCCAGGAAAAGCACTTATTACTAGTTAGAAAgcttgacctattatattctgcacttcatAACTTCCCTTCGGGGATGTGGTATGAAAGACTTAGCTCCATTGTCACTCGACAGCTCACCAACATCACCAAATTTGACATTGTAGAGATTTGTGATCTCATCTACTCAAACCGAGTGCTATCCCTTTGCATATTAATCTAAGGGTTTTTCATTAAAGGACCCATGATTGTGTGACCATTAAACAAGGGTTATGCCATGTCAGAAactttatattaaaatattgtggcatataatatatacacacacataaagtAAAGATTCCATCTTATCCCTTTTGTTAACATGAGAGGTGCCTTTGGAATCTCTTGCAGATCTAAGCTTGGGGTGTAAGAATCCCATTATTAACACCCAAATAATCTGCATGCTTACATATCACaccaatatataaataataatcatagAATTGGACTGCCAGATCATTTAAGAATCTTGATCAAATCAGTCTCACATGCATGGGGGGTTGATCTTGGTCATTAAAAAGGTGTATATGCATGCATATACCTCATTCATACATCTTTGTGGAACACTAATGGAGATCCAAGGTTAGGTCAATGGGCCCCTCACTAGTTTACCTTATTTTTCTTGCTTCATCAAACGGTTTGTTGGTGGGCATAAGGGGATAGGGTTGTTAGATGTCCTTGTAGTGATAATTTGTACCTTGAGACACCATTTCCACACAAAATggtaaatatattcatgatttcaatgttttcccttcttttttttcttaaaaagtaTTTTGATGGGTAGGAAAGAATGTAGAAAGATTTTTGAGATAGGTATGGTATGGGCAAATGGGCCTTATATGATGATGGGTGGTTTAGAGTCGATGCAAAATCTCAGTtgcagagaagaaaaatgatgagGAGAGAACATGGTATTGGCAGGCATGCTAAAGTCACTTAGAACCGTGGATGCTGTCAGAAACTTTGTCAGAGAATGGGTAGTTGGCATTATTGTTCCAAACTTACAGTGCATGTACCTAAGAACTAagaaaaacaagtaaaaaaaaattggtgagTTGGTTATATTTTTAGGCTTAAAACCGATGCATACCACTAGGGATAGGTGTTCTAACTAACTGAGAGTATTTCTCTAAGGTTTTCTGGTCTTGTGGGCTTTCGGCCCACTTTCGGAGAGAGGGATTAGGAGCTCTATTTTTACCTGCAGCGTGATACAAACTGTCTTGGTGGCTCGAGGTTTATGTCCACTCAAGTATCCTCCACTGAGCTGGGTGGTTCCATTCCGTTATTCAGGAGGACAAGCATAATGGGATGGCCTAGCATTGTGGGCCTCAAGTTCCTTAATGTCCAACTATTAGGCCCAAAGGGTTATAGACAATGGAAGTTCAATGCTCTCTATCCTGCTGGCCCAAGCAGAAAATTGTACACCAAGTACCAATAGAAGATTTTTTGACAGTAGCTGCAACAACAAATTCTGCACAACTACATAGCCGCTAGTTCTGCTAACACTAAAGACAGCTGAAGTTGTTCATGTCAATGTGACTATATTAAGCAGTAATGCAACCAACTTAAACGCGGAACGACTAAGCAACGATTATCACAGTCGCACTTGAACATAATAGACTCGGAGAACACGGTAAGCATGATAATGTTATGCAGCAAGCATTGCTAATTCAAGTTTTTCCCACCTTCAATTGCAGCCGGGCGCAATCGTGACAGGATCAAGGAGCATAGGAAATcacaaaaataaacaataacAATCCCCTTTATTCTCTAAATCAAAAGGAATGTTCACAGTAAGGAGTCATACAATATGTATGGCTCCAATAATCCATCCTATACCAACATTTCAACAAGAAAGGACAAACCTTCGAAGAAAActttcaacattttgaattCCTGTTGCAATAATTTATTTCCCAAAAACAGCGATTAAGCTGTCGTTCATTAGTTCccatgtgtgtttgtgtgtgtttacCCTTCCTCTATTCCCCACTAACCTACACAAAAGAAGAAGCTGTAGTTCATTATTCTGTCAGCAAAATACCTGATCAGTGCCAATGTGCAGATATAGAAACCTAGTTTGCGGTTGACGAAGATGACGATTCATTTATAAACTGGTGGTAGAAGTCCCAATTTTCACTTTCTTCACTGATTGGTTTTTGACCAAATGGGTGTTGCTCCacaaacttttgaatattttcAGCTGTTGCTAGCTCTTCCAGATAAACTCTAAGATCACCTCCAGGACCTGCAATGAATTGTATTAATTGACAGCAATAAATTTGGTTATCAAAATCAGAACTGTAGCAGATATTATCAAAAAGCATCTTACCTAATGACTTATCATCATTCTGATCCTGATACTTGAACGAAAATGGGAAGATTGCTGTATGTGGCTATATAACATAAAAAAAGTTACGATTCCAAGATCATTAAGTTAAAAGAATTTACAAGTTACTAAAAAAGGAGGATGAGTTTTGAACTTACTGGATTCAGCAAAGCTTTGTAAGGAGAATCATCCAACAACAGAGTGTTCGATTCGTTATAAACTCCGTTCTCCCACAGAAGACCTGGGTGAAGTTTTTCCCAAATCATCCTCAGTTCCTTAAACACCAAGTGTTTGTGCCTGTTTTCAAGAGTTCTGGCATTTGTTGCAGTGCAGTGTGATACATCCTGGAAAAACATCAGGTAAATGTACGCAATATAATACACGAAATTACTTTTAAAACCAACGGCTTATGCTTATTTTCTAGTGTTGAAACATGTCGTGCTGCAGTGTAATGCATCTCGAAAAATTATCTGAGATGCAATATCAATCTATGAAAGATTCTAGTCAACATATGCCAAATTTATCAAAGAACCTACAAGAACAAGGAGTAATGGAGACACTGtaaattcatgatttgttaGCATTATATTCTATTTCATACAAAAAGTCGATATTGTACTCATGAGCACTTCCTGTGCAGAATTCATAAGTCACACATAAAAAAGTGACTCGAAAATGATCAAAACCATCAGTGAACCATAACCTAGGCACATGGTTGTAACTTGAGGATATAAGGCCGATCACGTAATGTATCATAACAAGGATTGGAAGACAATGACCTAACCATGCACCAATCACAACACACATCCCGCGAAAAGTATAATTCTTGATTGGCGTGGCAGAAACAGATGGACAAGAAaggtacaaaacttgaaaatggaaaagaaaaaaaaatact encodes the following:
- the LOC119992894 gene encoding protein LONGIFOLIA 1-like isoform X1, with amino-acid sequence MSAKFMYTENKDLQKQIGCMNGFLQLFDRHHFLSGRRIVGQNHKRLPPGENGDHYKEPGNASGKAAGRNQKKAMNANQRNSAESPRTSISTSSCSSSYSSLDYTKTSHPEQSSFKETNPPKTPTWDSPMYQQNASSKLKPQLIDFRDVVKDSIYRDTHGLSVRASNKMESGGHTLKYIDSPRPMQTQGSVTRASSLNESFQVLAKLRQSPWNSNEGKDGSLNFAPRFSYEGRESHDTFKSTIKLKELPRLSLDSRESSMRRSSNTTKSTHLLHDLQRVNDYSAVLNQQHEPGSSKRPSSVVAKLMGLEALPNSMVTNGNQEVGTRRIEDDPFSRSSRRIDETNKQRISGSPRNSHREAVSPSFRNAESSKKHPASSKFPIEPAPWRQPDGSRDYQTSALKSRDSPSKSPSSPSVYGEMEKRLADLEFKKSGKDLRALKQILEAMQKSKEMLESRKEAQAPNFESQTSNNNSPDESSTGNPRDQRSSSLNYTTIRGTSPPKSFKSSIVIMQPAKQVEKASNPATPVTPKNSSANLCKLRTGDSGDSRKESAEMRAAGDRTPRTNLKDPSIRSLCPMDKNSGAKTIRKEVHPVTSVHTVSSKMTRTASLRMQQKKLEWEKQSHAITPLSDLNKSRRQPNRQLLESGSQNRKRRPRSPNLQQSESEMRETSSCARDLRQQSDPNSFQSESNNSFASQAETEVSSTDVSDKINSPMLQKISQREEVCVLQIIHPCEGNFLQLKQVVTLIIFLTFFKYIIQGPGTKSVEHSLIVERVAASSEQPSPVSVLDATFYDDMPSPIKKISNAFKDDEALNSEEVEWSPIHVGHSSSSRISSLNNEFDHQKAENLKHLIQNFKLTSSDEEPSIDETASLYNITHPDHMYILEILSASRLLDHPGSALTTMQLHQSGHLINPNLFRALERRITRIFHSPPNAKVQRKLVFDVVNETLVNKLILENSSKQWLSPYKLGNKRHQGQQLLVELCLEVDRQNANSSSCYLDDEDDSLRNILWADLMHQSENWIACHGELSELVLDVERLIFKDLISEVVNGEVLSRQGRPAGRCILGGQLGSSFSAL
- the LOC119992894 gene encoding protein LONGIFOLIA 1-like isoform X2 yields the protein MSAKFMYTENKDLQKQIGCMNGFLQLFDRHHFLSGRRIVGQNHKRLPPGENGDHYKEPGNASGKAAGRNQKKAMNANQRNSAESPRTSISTSSCSSSYSSLDYTKTSHPEQSSFKETNPPKTPTWDSPMYQQNASSKLKPQLIDFRDVVKDSIYRDTHGLSVRASNKMESGGHTLKYIDSPRPMQTQGSVTRASSLNESFQVLAKLRQSPWNSNEGKDGSLNFAPRFSYEGRESHDTFKSTIKLKELPRLSLDSRESSMRRSSNTTKSTHLLHDLQRVNDYSAVLNQQHEPGSSKRPSSVVAKLMGLEALPNSMVTNGNQEVGTRRIEDDPFSRSSRRIDETNKQRISGSPRNSHREAVSPSFRNAESSKKHPASSKFPIEPAPWRQPDGSRDYQTSALKSRDSPSKSPSSPSVYGEMEKRLADLEFKKSGKDLRALKQILEAMQKSKEMLESRKEAQAPNFESQTSNNNSPDESSTGNPRDQRSSSLNYTTIRGTSPPKSFKSSIVIMQPAKQVEKASNPATPVTPKNSSANLCKLRTGDSGDSRKESAEMRAAGDRTPRTNLKDPSIRSLCPMDKNSGAKTIRKEVHPVTSVHTVSSKMTRTASLRMQQKKLEWEKQSHAITPLSDLNKSRRQPNRQLLESGSQNRKRRPRSPNLQQSESEMRETSSCARDLRQQSDPNSFQSESNNSFASQAETEVSSTDVSDKINSPMLQKISQREEGPGTKSVEHSLIVERVAASSEQPSPVSVLDATFYDDMPSPIKKISNAFKDDEALNSEEVEWSPIHVGHSSSSRISSLNNEFDHQKAENLKHLIQNFKLTSSDEEPSIDETASLYNITHPDHMYILEILSASRLLDHPGSALTTMQLHQSGHLINPNLFRALERRITRIFHSPPNAKVQRKLVFDVVNETLVNKLILENSSKQWLSPYKLGNKRHQGQQLLVELCLEVDRQNANSSSCYLDDEDDSLRNILWADLMHQSENWIACHGELSELVLDVERLIFKDLISEVVNGEVLSRQGRPAGRCILGGQLGSSFSAL